One genomic window of Hymenobacter sp. J193 includes the following:
- the hisG gene encoding ATP phosphoribosyltransferase: MLRLAIQKSGRLSEDSLNLIRECGISFLSASYKLKTEATNFPLEILYLRDDDIPGYVQDGVADLGIVGQNVLVEAGFPALEVEGLGFSKCRLSLAVPRAAAYDSVQDLQGVNIATSYPQILGAYLSERGVKANLHTISGSVEIAPSIGLAEAICDIVSSGSTLLGNGLREVETVFRSEAVLIANQNLSAEKKELLEQLQFRMQAVRRARRNKYIVLNAPVAALDAVKALLPGIKSPTVTKLAEEGWVSVQSVVNEDDFWHITSQLKAVGAEGILVLPIEKMIS; the protein is encoded by the coding sequence ATGCTCCGTCTGGCCATCCAGAAATCGGGCCGCTTAAGCGAAGACTCCCTGAATCTGATTCGGGAGTGCGGCATCAGCTTCCTCTCGGCTTCCTACAAGCTCAAAACCGAAGCCACCAACTTTCCCCTCGAAATCCTCTACCTGCGCGACGACGACATTCCTGGCTACGTGCAGGACGGCGTGGCCGACCTGGGCATCGTGGGCCAGAACGTGCTGGTGGAAGCCGGTTTCCCGGCCCTCGAGGTCGAAGGGCTGGGCTTCAGCAAGTGCCGCCTGAGCCTGGCTGTACCCCGCGCCGCCGCCTACGATTCGGTGCAGGACCTGCAGGGCGTGAACATTGCCACCTCGTACCCGCAGATTCTGGGCGCTTACCTCTCGGAGCGCGGCGTGAAAGCCAACCTGCACACCATTAGCGGCTCGGTGGAAATTGCCCCCAGCATCGGGCTGGCCGAGGCCATCTGTGATATTGTGAGCAGCGGCTCCACGTTGCTGGGCAACGGCCTGCGCGAGGTGGAAACCGTGTTCCGGTCCGAGGCGGTGCTTATTGCCAACCAGAACCTGAGCGCCGAGAAAAAGGAGCTGCTGGAGCAGCTGCAGTTCCGGATGCAGGCCGTGCGCCGCGCCCGCCGCAACAAGTACATCGTGCTCAATGCCCCCGTGGCCGCCCTCGACGCGGTGAAGGCCCTGCTGCCCGGCATCAAGTCGCCGACGGTAACCAAGCTGGCCGAAGAAGGCTGGGTGTCGGTGCAGTCGGTGGTGAACGAGGACGACTTCTGGCACATCACCAGCCAGCTTAAAGCTGTCGGTGCTGAAGGCATCCTGGTGCTCCCGATTGAGAAAATGATTTCATAG
- a CDS encoding DUF2911 domain-containing protein, whose product MAFTRFLFSAGLLLLAAGYCPTAAAQSGSPDTTQVQLPLPQASPRALLQQTVGLTDVTVEYHSPSVKGRGVWGQLVPYNQIWRAGANENTVISFSSNVHLNGKLVLAGKYSLFVLPVSDQDWQFVLNKVTTHWGAEGYDATQDVVRVPIVPEASAFRETLCYWFSDVRPTAAHLNLSWERLTGSLVIETDVHAQVLAGIEQTLAARPNNWQLLAQAAEYMVQNNLQAEQALHYINESIRLNESYTNTWIKARLMASKQDYGTAVLYARKALKLGDKDDANFKAQQPNMRIALTEWQAKAY is encoded by the coding sequence ATGGCTTTTACGCGCTTTCTTTTCTCTGCCGGACTTTTGCTGCTGGCGGCCGGGTATTGTCCTACCGCCGCCGCGCAATCGGGCTCCCCCGATACCACCCAGGTACAGCTGCCGCTTCCCCAGGCCAGTCCCCGCGCCCTGCTGCAGCAAACCGTGGGCCTCACCGACGTAACCGTGGAGTATCATTCGCCCAGCGTGAAAGGCCGGGGCGTATGGGGCCAGTTGGTACCCTACAACCAGATCTGGCGGGCCGGCGCCAACGAGAATACCGTCATCAGCTTTTCCAGCAACGTGCACCTGAACGGCAAGCTGGTGCTGGCGGGCAAATACTCGCTCTTTGTGCTGCCCGTGTCGGACCAGGACTGGCAGTTTGTGCTGAATAAGGTGACCACCCATTGGGGCGCGGAGGGCTACGATGCAACCCAGGACGTGGTGCGCGTGCCCATCGTGCCGGAAGCTTCCGCCTTCCGCGAGACATTGTGCTACTGGTTTTCCGACGTGCGCCCCACGGCCGCGCACTTAAATCTGAGCTGGGAAAGGCTTACCGGCTCACTTGTCATCGAAACCGACGTGCACGCGCAGGTGCTGGCCGGCATCGAGCAAACCCTGGCCGCCCGCCCCAACAACTGGCAGCTGCTGGCCCAGGCCGCCGAGTATATGGTACAGAACAACCTGCAGGCCGAGCAGGCCCTGCACTACATCAACGAGTCCATCCGCCTCAACGAGTCCTACACCAACACCTGGATCAAGGCCCGGCTTATGGCCTCCAAGCAGGACTACGGCACGGCCGTTCTCTACGCCCGCAAGGCCCTCAAGCTCGGCGACAAAGACGACGCCAACTTCAAGGCCCAGCAGCCTAACATGCGCATTGCCCTCACCGAGTGGCAGGCCAAAGCGTACTAA
- a CDS encoding Crp/Fnr family transcriptional regulator, whose product MEAFLSVCESIHPMSEGLVAALRQLAHPEAVADRAYLLQPGQTANRLYFLEQGLVRGFYLKDGKEVTAWFMPEGNFVISIHSFFARQPSHEYLQALEDCRLWSLSYAQLQQLYREFAEFNFIGRTLTERYYMLSEQRALHLRMYSAAERYEQLLRDFPDILQRVPLKLLASHLGLTPETLSRLRARRSS is encoded by the coding sequence ATGGAAGCGTTTCTTTCCGTGTGCGAGTCGATTCACCCGATGTCGGAAGGGCTGGTAGCGGCGCTGCGGCAGCTGGCGCACCCGGAAGCGGTGGCCGACCGGGCTTATCTGCTCCAGCCCGGGCAAACGGCCAATCGGCTGTATTTTCTGGAGCAGGGACTGGTACGCGGGTTTTACCTCAAGGACGGCAAGGAAGTCACGGCCTGGTTTATGCCGGAGGGGAATTTCGTGATTTCGATTCACTCCTTTTTTGCCCGACAGCCTTCCCATGAATACCTGCAGGCCCTGGAAGACTGCCGGCTCTGGTCGCTCAGCTACGCGCAATTGCAGCAGTTGTACCGGGAGTTTGCGGAGTTTAACTTTATCGGGCGCACGCTCACGGAGCGCTACTACATGCTCAGTGAGCAGCGGGCCCTGCACCTGCGCATGTACTCAGCCGCCGAGCGGTACGAGCAGCTTTTGCGCGACTTTCCCGACATCCTCCAGCGGGTGCCGCTCAAGCTGCTGGCCTCTCACCTGGGCCTCACCCCCGAAACCCTGAGCCGCCTGCGCGCCCGCCGCAGTTCTTGA
- a CDS encoding IS5 family transposase, translating into MGECYQPLTDSQWQVIAPLLPLQRKRRLCLRQVVDALRYVCRTGCQWRSLPACFPPWSAVYYYFARWQATGTLQRLNEAGNRADRLASQRLPTPSLALVDAQSVKLAPRLNQQRGLDAHKRVNGRKRQVLCDTGGRIWQVVVHAASGHDSRAAHPLLPRREQLRPAWASRLRTVLTDRAYHGRFAQQVRALGWQHQVASRPPSADRGFVPVAQRWVVERTFAWLNCFRRIVVDYERTPASHAAWILLANLTMTLRRATTE; encoded by the coding sequence ATGGGTGAGTGCTATCAACCCCTTACTGACTCGCAGTGGCAAGTTATTGCGCCGCTGCTGCCCCTGCAACGCAAGCGCCGCTTGTGTTTGCGCCAAGTCGTTGACGCGTTGCGCTACGTGTGCCGCACGGGCTGCCAGTGGCGCAGCCTGCCGGCGTGTTTCCCGCCCTGGTCGGCGGTGTACTACTATTTCGCCCGCTGGCAAGCCACCGGCACGCTGCAACGGCTTAACGAGGCCGGCAACCGCGCCGACCGGCTGGCGAGTCAGCGCTTGCCCACCCCGTCGCTGGCCCTAGTCGACGCGCAAAGCGTCAAACTGGCCCCGCGCCTGAACCAGCAGCGCGGCCTCGACGCGCACAAACGGGTGAACGGCCGCAAGCGCCAGGTCCTGTGCGACACGGGCGGCCGCATCTGGCAGGTGGTCGTGCACGCGGCCAGCGGACACGACAGCCGGGCGGCCCACCCGCTCTTGCCCCGGCGCGAGCAGCTGCGCCCGGCCTGGGCCAGCCGGCTGCGCACCGTGCTCACCGACCGGGCCTACCACGGTCGTTTTGCGCAGCAGGTCCGGGCCTTGGGCTGGCAGCACCAAGTGGCCAGCCGCCCGCCCAGTGCCGACCGGGGCTTCGTGCCCGTGGCCCAGCGCTGGGTCGTGGAGCGCACCTTCGCCTGGCTCAACTGCTTTCGGCGCATCGTCGTGGATTACGAGCGCACCCCGGCCAGCCATGCGGCCTGGATACTGCTCGCCAATCTGACCATGACGTTACGACGTGCTACAACCGAGTGA